From one Oncorhynchus clarkii lewisi isolate Uvic-CL-2024 chromosome 6, UVic_Ocla_1.0, whole genome shotgun sequence genomic stretch:
- the LOC139412278 gene encoding receptor for retinol uptake stra6-like, with amino-acid sequence MMMNQTKVVEEDPYNYYDYSDWYSNNMEPTRPPKEVILPCDPTVDDQLFHIGIASVSLVVMLILAVLKRRKSLCEGFASGSTGNSSPVNFLDQTQHKALAVAVFGLVFSKLSVLVLAPDPLPFSKDTPQEIKEYMKIIAIFYWPALYYPLLACGTLHSKLGYVLGSLFSWTHFAVLVWQKIDCPKTPELYKYYSLLASLPQIGCLGFLCIKYPLLFLKGAKANGSEDLESSYYTDYVKLILKKKKSNISTSIRSDKPKLLETVKDTVKSYIYTPEKVFRFPLKLAISAFVSSIAVYQVALLLVILVIPTLHIVRAGIDDKFPFLLEGVGIVLSEDRMEVVQIVIHYTWCLEVCYLCGLTLACMLTLIMLMRSMILHRWNLQGLYRGDIYNVYNCQKSIRPSQTGLVCWMGFIGYQAAVISLGMVLQTLVFFICFVWLVFLIIIPILYGQNLILFQVAAKAWPVWVTLILTITLQHVTARFAFIKKDAGTRDLNNRGSLFLLTYLLFLINIVVGLIAAIWRMVITALYNIIHLGRMDISLLNRAAESYDPAYCYYTHYLKVEVSQSHPVMKAFCGLALQAASAGGAGQKMRDAEEGIQLVNQEKRPDKVVNSRRVRARWQLLYTLVNNPSLLGSRKHYQLQPSDSFVNGTNRSAAAGSKKDASSKPTAAEAGAATPSGAATPSGAATPSGAATDAAAN; translated from the exons ATGATGATGAACCAGACCAAGGTGGTAGAAGAGGACCCCTATAACTACTATGACTACTCAGACTGGTACTCCAACAATATGGAACCCACCAGACCTCCAAAAGA AGTTATTCTCCCGTGTGACCCCACAGTGGATGACCAGCTTTTCCACATAGGCATCGCTTCAGTATCT CTCGTTGTGATGCTGATTCTAGCAGTcctgaagaggagaaagagtctATGTGAGGGTTTTGCCAGTGGATCAACTGGTAACTCAAG TCCAGTGAACTTCCTGGACCAGACGCAGCACAAAGCCCTAGCAGTagctgtgtttgggctggtcttcAGCAAGCTGTCTGTATTGGTCCTGGCTCCAGATCCCCTGCCCTTCTCCAAAGACACCCCTCAGGAAATCAAAG AGTACATGAAGATCATCGCCATCTTCTACTGGCCTGCCCTGTACTACCCACTCCTGGCCTGTGGTACGCTCCACAGTAAACTGGGCTATGTGCTGGGCAGTCTATTCTCCTGGACCCACTTTGCTGTCCTCGTCTGGCAGAAGATTGACTGTCCCAAAACACCGGAG CTGTATAAGTACTATTCCCTGCTGGCCAGTCTCCCACAGATCGGCTGTCTGGGATTCCTCTGTATCAAGTACCCACTACTGTTTCTCAAAGGTGCCAAGGCTAATGGTTCTGAG GACCTGGAGAGCAGCTACTACACAGACTACGTGAAATTAATTCTAAAGAAGAAAAAGTCAAACATCAG TACCTCCATCAGATCAGATAAACCCAAACTGTTGGAGACAGTAAAAGACACAGTCAAGTCCTACATCTACACACCAGAGAAAG TATTCCGGTTTCCACTGAAGCTGGCGATCTCAGCATTTGTGTCGTCCATAGCAGTTTATCAG GTGGCGCTGTTGCTGGTAATACTGGTGATCCCCACCCTCCATATAGTCCGTGCTGGTATAGATGACAAGTTCCCCTTCCTTCTGGAGGGCGTTGGTATCGTCCTATCAGAGGACAGGATGGAGGTGGTCCAGATTGTTATTCACTATACCTGGTGTCTGGAAG tgtgttacctgtgtgggttgaccCTGGCCTGTATGCTCACCCTGATCATGCTCATGAGGTCCATGATCCTTCACAG ATGGAACCTCCAGGGCTTGTACAGAGGAGATATTTACAACGTGTATAATTGCCAGAAGAGCATCCGTCCGTCTCAGACAGGCCTGGTGTGTTGGATGGGTTTCATTGGCTATCAGGCTGCTGTCATCTCTTTAG GAATGGTCCTCCAGACTTTGGTCTTCTTCATCTGTTTTGTGTGGTTGGTGTTCCTCATCATCATCCCCATCTTGTATGGCCAGAACCTTATACTCTTCCAGGTCGCTGCCAAGGCCTG GCCTGTGTGGGTGACGTTGATACTGACTATTACTCTACAACACGTCACAGCCAGGTTTGCTTTTATCAAAAAGGATGCTGGGACAAGAGACTTGAACAACAG AGGCAGTCTGTTCCTGCTTACCTACCTGCTCTTCCTGATCAATATCGTGGTGGGGTTGATAGCAGCCATCTGGAGGATGGTCATCACTGCCCTCTATAACATCATCCACCTGGGGCGCATGGACATCAGCCTCCTCAACCGCGCTGCTGAATCCTACGACCCGG CTTATTGTTACTACACCCACTACCTGAAGGTAGAGGTCAGCCAATCCCACCCTGTGATGAAGGCCTTCTGTGGGCTGGCGCTGCAGGCTGCCTCGGCTGGAGGTGCTGGGCAGAAGATGCGAGATGCTGAGGAAG GGATCCAGCTGGTGAATCaggagaagagaccagacaaggTGGTTAACAGCAGGAGGGTGCGGGCACGCTGGCAGTTACTCTACACGCTGGTCAACAACCCGTCTCTACTGGGGTCCAGAAAACACTACCAGCTGCAG CCCTCTGACAGCTTCGTGAACGGAACGAACCGTAGCGCCGCGGCAGGAAGCAAGAAAGACGCCAGCAGCAAACCCACCGCTGCTGAGGCAGGCGCTGCCACACCCTCAGGCGCTGCCACACCCTCAGGCGCTGCCACACCCTCAGGCGCTGCCACCGACGCCGCTGCTAACTGA
- the LOC139412279 gene encoding immunoglobulin superfamily containing leucine-rich repeat protein-like, translating into MSRSFVFFLSLWSSVIEVGRGCPELCDCSDKYGRHFAECSYKDLVDIPERLPPNVTTLSLTANKISLVESGSFDNVTQVTSLWMAHNEIVTIEPGTLAPLVQLRNFDVSHNKMVDFPWEDLRHLTALQLLKMDHNEMVSLPKDSFSNLKDLRSLRLNNNRFTTIAQGTFDSLISLSHLQLYNNPFTCHCRMDWLRDWILNATISVPEQNLIVCETPEQLRGAVIVKLSESKCMAPNVSITAEPNVENTTLYEGTVLILNCEIKGNPKPEVIWKIHTNRQSVEYPLSTKDKESTESNESNEDSRTTDNPFEMFRNGTLVIPRLSKKNNGNYSCTATNEFGKDDDSLSIVVVVPKPPPPQPVGKVIGPPVTINGEKIPSVLQPVGKVIGPPVTINGEKIPSVLQPVIKTSINNPFKPFNIPHLEGKYNIFPTLPPIEVDTERTAQVPKYPSRATSKCTLTSETQYISNQAFNLSLEDVRQYTFDFGVIALGVSETEAKVRLNPLLLPKDDTDIRLSPTEGFHSIHKEPPNQSEVTRRARADSGLYLCVTSDHRHSAIQWSRMEDGINTYLFQDLRPGANYSLCLTYRGDDCEVQVLFTTRKRVPNLLIIIVVSICLLTVSTVPLLGATCFHLVYKYRSKTYKLIMKAKDHQHHMERNLVVNFNLRNSYAESQTQITASETGEGEDGESESGGEREEDVEGSGVTESFTLSQYRGNLDECEMGSEFSDRLPLGAEAVNISGQYKEPHH; encoded by the coding sequence ATGTCTCGTTCCTTCGTGTTCTTCCTCTCCTTATGGAGCTCTGTTATTGAAGTCGGACGCGGTTGTCCTGAACTATGTGACTGCTCCGACAAATACGGACGCCACTTCGCTGAATGCTCCTACAAAGACTTGGTTGACATCCCTGAAAGGCTGCCCCCCAACGTGACCACTCTGAGTCTCACCGCCAACAAAATATCTCTGGTGGAGTCGGGCAGCTTCGACAATGTGACCCAAGTCACGTCCTTATGGATGGCCCATAACGAGATAGTCACCATCGAACCGGGCACCCTGGCTCCCCTGGTCCAGCTGAGGAACTTTGACGTCAGTCACAACAAGATGGTGGATTTCCCTTGGGAGGATCTCCGTCACCTCACAGCCCTGCAGCTGCTGAAGATGGACCACAATGAGATGGTCAGTCTGCCTAAAGACTCCTTCTCTAACCTCAAGGACCTGAGGTCTCTCCGCCTCAACAACAACCGGTTCACCACTATAGCGCAGGGGACTTTCGACAGCCTGATCTCCCTGTCTCATCTACAGCTCTATAATAACCCATTCACATGCCACTGCAGGATGGACTGGCTGAGGGACTGGATTCTAAACGCCACCATATCAGTTCCGGAACAGAACTTGATTGTCTGTGAAACTCCAGAGCAGTTGAGAGGAGCGGTGATCGTGAAACTGTCTGAGTCAAAGTGCATGGCCCCTAATGTCAGCATAACGGCTGAGCCTAACGTTGAGAATACGACACTCTATGAAGGCACAGTGTTGATCCTGAACTGTGAAATCAAAGGGAACCCAAAGCCAGAGGTTATCTGGAAAATCCACACAAACCGTCAAAGTGTAGAGTACCCTCTGTCCACCAAAGATAAAGAATCAACAGAATCCAATGAATCTAACGAGGATTCTAGAACGACAGACAATCCATTTGAAATGTTCCGTAACGGCACTCTAGTCATACCGCGCCTTAGTAAAAAGAACAATGGCAACTACAGCTGTACCGCCACCAATGAGTTTGGTAAAGATGACGATTCACTAtcaatagtagtggtagtaccaAAACCACCACCACCGCAACCTGTTGGAAAAGTGATTGGGCCACCAGTTACTATTAATGGGGAGAAAATCCCCTCAGTACTTCAACCTGTTGGAAAAGTGATTGGGCCACCAGTTACTATTAATGGGGAGAAAATCCCCTCAGTACTTCAACCTGTGATCAAAACCTCCATTAATAACCCTTTTAAACCATTCAATATTCCCCATTTGGAGGGAAAGTACAATATCTTCCCAACCCTTCCTCCCATTGAAGTTGACACTGAGCGTACGGCGCAAGTGCCCAAATATCCATCCCGTGCAACTAGCAAATGTACCTTGACCAGTGAGACACAGTACATCTCCAACCAGGCCTTCAATTTAAGCCTGGAAGATGTCAGGCAGTATACCTTTGACTTTGGAGTCATAGCCTTAGGGGTGTCAGAGACCGAGGCTAAAGTTAGACTcaatcctctcctccttcctaaaGACGACACAGACATCCGTCTCAGCCCCACAGAAGGGTTCCATTCCATCCACAAAGAGCCTCCCAACCAATCAGAGGTAACCAGGAGAGCCCGGGCGGACTCAGGGCTGTATCTGTGTGTCACCTCAGACCACAGACACTCAGCCATCCAGTGGTCCAGGATGGAAGATGGCATCAACACCTATCTGTTCCAGGACCTGCGCCCCGGCGCCAActactccctctgtctcaccTACAGAGGAGATGACTGTGAGGTACAGGTCCTCTTCACCACCAGGAAGAGAGTTCCTAACCTGTTGATCATTATAGTCGTCAGTATCTGTCTCCTTACAGTCTCCACCGTGCCCCTGCTGGGGGCCACCTGCTTCCACCTGGTCTACAAATATAGGAGCAAGACCTACAAGCTCATCATGAAGGCTAAAGACCACCAGCATCACATGGAGAGGAACCTAGTGGTCAACTTCAACCTGAGGAACTCGTACGCCGAGTCACAGACGCAGATCACAGCCAGCGagacgggggagggagaggaCGGGGAGTcggagagtgggggggagagagaggaggacgtgGAGGGGAGTGGGGTGACCGAGTCGTTCACTCTGTCTCAGTACAGAGGGAATCTGGATGAGTGTGAGATGGGGTCAGAGTTCAGCGATAGGTTACCACTCGGGGCAGAAGCTGTTAATATCTCTGGGCAGTACAAAGAGCCACACCACTga